A DNA window from Ctenopharyngodon idella isolate HZGC_01 chromosome 10, HZGC01, whole genome shotgun sequence contains the following coding sequences:
- the LOC127519802 gene encoding hemicentin-1-like, which produces MERSFLLLFLLLLCVSGAESDEMKVLPEDSYTNLTLPIPKITRAYQECSSSESKCLVMCSVLNVSDVTLSWYKGNRLLSSIIMSDLSSRLFLHLEVEHQDNNTYSCVINNPISKQTKHLDIMQLCQTCEDIIQTEMPVKEGNSITLHANLDIQETDHVLWMFQKTFIAEIIKKNIHLYNCDGRFSGRLLLDSKTGDLTIINTTKSHNGYYKLQINSIPSRCWGFKVTVYAHLPVPVITRECSSSSSSQKCSLLCSAVNVSHVTLSWYKGNSLLSSISVSDLSISLSLPLEVEYQDKNTYSCVINNSVSNQTKHLDITELCSGFHI; this is translated from the exons ATGGAGCGCTCAtttcttttgctctttttgttgcttttatgtg TTTCAGGTGCAGAGTCAGATGAAATGAAAGTGCTGCCGGAAGATTCCTACACTAATTTAACT CTCCCAATTCCTAAAATTACCAGAGCGTATCAAGAATGTTCTTCATCGGAGTCCAAATGTTTGGTGATGTGTTCAGTGTTGAATGTGAGtgatgtgactctctcctggtacaaaggaaaccgtttattgtccagcatcatTATGTCTGATCTAAGCAGCAGGCTCTTTCTACATCTGGAGGTGGAACATCAGGATAacaacacctacagctgtgtgatCAACAATCCCATCAGCAAACAGACCAAACATCTGGACATTATGCAGCTCTGTCAGACATGTGAAG ATATAATACAGACAGAGATGCCAGTGAAGGAGGGAAATTCCATCACTCTACATGCTAATTTAGACATACAGGAGACAGATCATGTATTGTGGATGTTTCAAAAGACTTTCATTGctgaaatcattaaaaaaaatattcatctATATAACTGTGATGGGAGATTCAGTGGCAGACTCCTGCTGGACAGTAAAACTGGAGATCTCACCATCATAAACACCACCAAATCACACAATGGGTACTATAAACTACAGATTAACAGTATACCTTCCAGATGTTGGGGTTTCAAAGTTACTGTTTATG CTCATCTGCCAGTTCCGGTCATTACCAGAGAGtgctcttcatcatcatcaagtCAGAAATGTTCACTgctgtgttcagctgtgaatgtgagtcatgtgactctctcctggtacaaaggaaacagtttattgtccagcatcagtgtgtctgatctcagcatcagtctctctctacctctggaggtggaatatcaggataaaaacacctacagctgtgtgatCAACAATTCCGTCAGCAACCAGACCAAACATCTGGACATCACGGAACTTTGTTCAGGTTTTCATATTTGA